One genomic window of Arthrobacter caoxuetaonis includes the following:
- a CDS encoding GNAT family N-acetyltransferase: MTAETAGTALRTERFAAGLSHADHQRVDERTADWLQAVNLGFHDPAWKPEQMASIVEAYRADGRMLTGVYDDAAPAYAWNPAAPVATYATMSNGLNAGGTLLQAHQITSVTVRPTHRRRGILNGMITADLLRAGEEGFAVAALLASEAVIYGRFGFGAATAEATVEVDARGRLELKVPPSGSTVLADAPKMEELAPEIFSRHLHAARGALGRQAGYAKRAAGLWGDVPEVQQDVRAAVHYDAAGTPDGYVTYRFLPWETEPHTLKVLDLVAVDDTARLELWRYLGSIDLVEKITASAPVADPLPWALADRRRYQVTGVEDTLWLRPLDPAAMLRARGFESDGTVVLTVADPLGIAAGRWLVQVDGTAVTVTELVPGEDGPSGVPAVEADAAAFGSLYLGGVSAQVLAVSGGVRGTEEGVAALDRLFAVARPPYCSTHF, translated from the coding sequence ATGACGGCGGAAACTGCGGGCACAGCCCTGCGCACGGAACGGTTCGCGGCGGGCCTGTCCCACGCTGACCACCAGCGTGTCGATGAGCGCACCGCGGACTGGCTGCAGGCCGTCAACCTGGGGTTCCACGATCCGGCCTGGAAGCCGGAACAGATGGCTTCCATCGTCGAGGCGTACCGAGCTGACGGGCGCATGCTCACCGGTGTCTATGACGACGCCGCACCGGCGTATGCCTGGAACCCGGCAGCACCCGTGGCGACGTACGCCACCATGTCCAACGGCCTGAATGCCGGCGGCACCCTCCTGCAGGCCCACCAGATCACTTCAGTGACGGTCCGCCCGACCCACCGCCGCCGGGGAATCCTGAACGGCATGATCACTGCGGACCTGCTGCGCGCGGGGGAGGAAGGGTTCGCGGTTGCGGCACTGCTTGCCTCCGAGGCGGTCATTTACGGGCGCTTCGGATTTGGTGCAGCGACGGCCGAGGCCACGGTGGAAGTCGACGCGCGCGGCCGGCTGGAGCTCAAGGTCCCGCCGTCGGGTTCCACAGTGCTCGCCGACGCCCCGAAGATGGAGGAACTGGCCCCGGAGATCTTTTCCCGGCACCTCCATGCAGCCCGGGGCGCGCTGGGACGGCAGGCCGGGTACGCCAAACGGGCGGCAGGGTTGTGGGGAGACGTTCCCGAAGTACAGCAGGATGTGCGGGCCGCCGTGCACTACGACGCCGCGGGGACGCCGGACGGCTACGTCACCTACCGCTTCCTTCCGTGGGAAACCGAACCCCATACCCTCAAGGTCCTGGACCTGGTGGCAGTCGATGACACTGCCCGGCTGGAACTGTGGCGGTATCTGGGTTCCATTGACCTCGTCGAGAAGATCACGGCATCGGCACCGGTGGCGGATCCGCTTCCCTGGGCCCTGGCCGACCGGCGGCGCTATCAGGTCACGGGTGTCGAAGACACCCTGTGGCTGCGTCCGCTGGATCCGGCCGCAATGCTCCGCGCCAGGGGTTTCGAATCCGACGGCACAGTTGTCCTCACGGTCGCTGACCCGCTGGGCATTGCTGCCGGCCGCTGGCTGGTCCAGGTGGACGGGACCGCCGTTACTGTCACCGAGCTCGTTCCAGGGGAAGACGGACCGTCCGGCGTGCCTGCTGTCGAAGCGGATGCGGCGGCCTTTGGTTCCCTGTATCTCGGCGGCGTCAGCGCACAGGTTCTGGCCGTTTCCGGCGGGGTGCGGGGCACGGAGGAGGGCGTTGCAGCCCTGGACCGTCTCTTCGCCGTGGCCCGGCCGCCGTACTGCAGCACCCATTTCTAG
- the rpsA gene encoding 30S ribosomal protein S1 — MTITTTEKSGTPQVAINDIGSAEDFLAAIDATIKYFNDGDLVEGTVVKVDRDEVLLDIGYKTEGVIPSRELSIKHDVDPGDVVSVGDQVEALVLTKEDKEGRLILSKKRAQYERAWGDIEKVKEEDGVVTGTVIEVVKGGLILDIGLRGFLPASLVEMRRVRDLAPYIGQQIEAKIIELDKNRNNVVLSRRAWLEQTQSEVRSTFLNKLEKGQVRPGVVSSIVNFGAFVDLGGVDGLVHVSELSWKHIDHPSEVVEVGQEVTVEVLEVDLDRERVSLSLKATQEDPWQTFARTHALGQVVPGKVTKLVPFGAFVRVEDGIEGLVHISELAVRHVELAEQVVSVGDELFVKVIDIDLERRRISLSLKQANEGVDPEGTEFDPALYGMAAEYDEAGNYKYPEGFDPESNEWLEGYETQRAAWEQQYADAQARWEAHKKQVAQHNSEDVAAASDSVESSSTSYSSEPAASESAAGTLASDEALAALREKLTGN; from the coding sequence ATGACCATCACCACCACCGAGAAGTCCGGTACCCCGCAGGTCGCCATCAACGACATCGGATCCGCCGAGGACTTCCTCGCCGCCATTGACGCAACGATCAAGTACTTCAACGACGGCGATCTTGTCGAAGGTACCGTCGTCAAGGTTGACCGCGACGAGGTTCTGCTCGACATCGGTTACAAGACCGAGGGTGTCATTCCTTCCCGTGAGCTTTCCATCAAGCACGACGTCGATCCCGGGGACGTTGTCTCCGTGGGCGACCAGGTCGAAGCTTTGGTCCTCACCAAGGAAGACAAAGAAGGCCGTCTGATTCTCTCCAAGAAGCGCGCACAGTACGAGCGTGCCTGGGGCGACATCGAAAAGGTCAAGGAAGAAGACGGCGTCGTTACCGGTACCGTCATCGAGGTTGTCAAGGGTGGTCTTATCCTCGACATCGGGCTGCGCGGCTTCCTGCCCGCATCCCTCGTGGAGATGCGTCGCGTCCGCGACCTGGCTCCGTACATCGGCCAGCAGATCGAAGCCAAGATCATCGAGCTGGACAAGAACCGCAACAACGTGGTCCTGTCCCGCCGTGCATGGCTCGAGCAGACCCAGTCCGAGGTCCGTTCCACGTTCCTCAACAAGCTGGAAAAGGGCCAGGTCCGTCCGGGCGTTGTTTCCTCCATCGTCAACTTCGGTGCTTTCGTGGACCTTGGCGGCGTAGACGGTCTCGTCCACGTTTCCGAGCTGTCCTGGAAGCACATCGACCACCCCTCCGAGGTCGTTGAAGTTGGCCAGGAAGTCACCGTTGAGGTTCTGGAAGTTGACCTCGACCGCGAGCGTGTCTCCCTGTCGCTGAAGGCTACGCAGGAAGATCCGTGGCAGACCTTCGCCCGCACCCACGCCCTGGGCCAGGTTGTGCCGGGCAAGGTCACCAAGCTGGTTCCGTTCGGTGCGTTCGTGCGCGTCGAAGACGGCATCGAAGGCCTGGTCCACATCTCCGAGCTGGCTGTGCGCCACGTTGAACTGGCAGAGCAGGTTGTCTCCGTTGGAGACGAGCTGTTCGTCAAGGTCATCGACATCGACCTCGAGCGCCGCCGCATCTCCCTGTCGCTGAAGCAGGCGAACGAGGGCGTCGACCCCGAGGGCACCGAGTTCGATCCGGCTCTGTACGGCATGGCCGCAGAGTACGACGAAGCCGGCAACTACAAGTACCCGGAGGGCTTCGACCCCGAGTCGAACGAATGGCTCGAAGGCTACGAGACCCAGCGTGCAGCTTGGGAGCAGCAGTACGCTGACGCCCAGGCCCGTTGGGAAGCTCACAAGAAGCAGGTTGCCCAGCACAACTCTGAAGACGTTGCTGCAGCTTCGGACTCCGTTGAGTCCAGCTCCACCAGCTACTCTTCCGAGCCTGCTGCATCCGAGTCCGCTGCCGGCACCCTGGCATCCGACGAGGCTCTTGCGGCACTGCGCGAGAAGCTGACCGGCAACTAA